One genomic region from Calditerricola satsumensis encodes:
- a CDS encoding FtsB family cell division protein has protein sequence MPKTRMRRRRIRILLALLVAFGVWAAKKWWEQERLLRAQEATLAQLKQEAVDLSRTREALAAQVKRLENEEYVVELARRYFFLSKPGETLYLTPRTPQSSPSDQALR, from the coding sequence GTGCCGAAGACGAGAATGCGCCGGCGCCGCATCCGAATCCTGCTCGCGCTGCTTGTGGCCTTTGGCGTATGGGCAGCGAAGAAATGGTGGGAACAGGAACGGCTCCTTCGCGCCCAAGAAGCGACGCTCGCCCAGTTGAAGCAGGAGGCGGTCGACCTTAGCCGCACGCGAGAAGCCCTTGCCGCACAAGTGAAGCGGCTCGAGAATGAGGAGTATGTGGTCGAACTGGCGCGGCGGTATTTCTTTCTCAGCAAACCGGGAGAAACGCTGTATTTGACGCCCCGCACGCCCCAATCTTCGCCATCGGACCAGGCTCTACGCTAA
- the yabQ gene encoding spore cortex biosynthesis protein YabQ, producing the protein MTIREQLLSWWLTVACGIGLGALFDLYRVIQWRLRFGRTVVAALDLLVLSLAALGVFGVLYRVNGGVVRAHTFLGLAAGAVFYAATLSAPMVRGWGVLLALVGRVLWGLMWLLDAALVRPVVWTVGKAVAVMELVILAAAGLVAGVGKAAWKVLVVLLVPVRKIFAPGAGFARRIAKTIWRWGKKPKDR; encoded by the coding sequence GTGACCATCCGGGAGCAGCTCCTCTCTTGGTGGCTGACGGTGGCCTGCGGCATCGGATTGGGCGCGCTCTTTGACCTGTACCGCGTGATCCAGTGGCGCCTTCGTTTTGGGCGGACCGTCGTGGCCGCCCTTGACCTGCTCGTCTTGAGCCTCGCCGCCCTTGGCGTGTTTGGGGTCTTGTATCGCGTGAATGGGGGTGTGGTTCGCGCCCACACCTTCTTGGGCCTGGCTGCGGGCGCCGTTTTTTATGCCGCGACGCTTAGCGCGCCGATGGTGCGGGGGTGGGGGGTGCTGCTCGCGCTGGTCGGGCGCGTGCTCTGGGGGCTCATGTGGCTCCTCGATGCGGCCCTTGTTCGCCCGGTCGTGTGGACGGTGGGGAAGGCCGTGGCGGTGATGGAGCTGGTCATCCTTGCGGCGGCGGGGCTTGTCGCGGGCGTCGGCAAAGCCGCATGGAAGGTTCTGGTCGTCCTGCTCGTCCCGGTCCGGAAAATCTTCGCACCCGGAGCAGGATTTGCGCGGCGAATCGCGAAAACCATTTGGCGATGGGGGAAAAAGCCCAAAGACCGATGA